From Bernardetia sp., one genomic window encodes:
- a CDS encoding TolC family protein, which yields MNHLNYFDAFKTKSFYIGCFLTFNLFLFFLSSNLKAQTPDSLIIQDPLLEIETVPTLSGLTIEDTLSLAEVYEVIFEYHPLIQKAKLIPALAIQDIRKARGMFDPTIMGDWTEKQYKETQYYQKIHTEIKIPTILGFDIKAGYENNSGVYLGNESTVPEEGLFYAGIDIPLLRNLIFDERRATLRKAQVFAEMAEAEQRKEINKLFFGVAKDYWEWYAAYQSLLVAEEGIEVAEFRFEGVKAAYEYGKYRAIDTTEALMELQKRKVERLQALVDFEKTRLALSGHVWSEDGVAVFIKPTIAPSGRGGQIENFDLQSMLTTAAEFHPELLKQQFKLNALKIDRRLYQFSLMPQLDLSYKPILYPRKADNLALTEDYKFGLTLYAPLFLRKERASFNMARIKIRQQELDLNFTQRNIQIGVEQAYIQVNRLAQMVELQRRNAANALVLRDGEQTLFELGKSTVFLINYRERYYLDAKQKLIQLEMKYAKAKAELMWNAGQNEFVDLRND from the coding sequence ATGAATCATCTGAATTATTTTGACGCTTTCAAAACTAAGTCATTTTACATAGGTTGTTTTTTAACTTTCAACCTTTTTTTATTTTTTCTCTCTTCCAACCTAAAGGCTCAAACGCCTGATTCTCTCATTATTCAAGACCCTTTATTAGAAATTGAGACTGTTCCTACCCTTTCAGGTCTAACTATTGAAGATACACTCTCTTTGGCAGAAGTATATGAGGTTATTTTCGAATATCATCCTCTTATTCAAAAAGCCAAACTGATTCCGGCTCTTGCTATTCAAGATATACGCAAAGCACGAGGAATGTTTGACCCTACCATAATGGGAGATTGGACAGAAAAACAATACAAGGAAACGCAATATTATCAAAAAATACATACCGAAATTAAGATACCTACAATTTTGGGTTTTGATATAAAAGCAGGTTATGAAAATAATTCTGGTGTTTATTTGGGCAATGAATCTACTGTTCCAGAGGAAGGACTTTTTTATGCAGGAATAGATATTCCACTTCTCAGAAATCTTATTTTTGATGAAAGAAGAGCAACCCTTCGAAAAGCACAAGTTTTTGCAGAGATGGCAGAGGCAGAGCAACGAAAAGAAATCAATAAACTATTTTTTGGAGTAGCAAAAGATTATTGGGAATGGTATGCAGCATATCAAAGTCTTTTGGTAGCCGAAGAGGGAATAGAAGTAGCTGAGTTTAGATTTGAGGGCGTAAAAGCTGCTTACGAATATGGGAAATATCGTGCTATCGATACCACAGAGGCTTTAATGGAACTTCAAAAACGAAAAGTGGAGCGTTTACAAGCCCTTGTGGACTTTGAAAAAACTCGTTTGGCTCTTTCTGGACACGTATGGTCGGAAGATGGAGTAGCTGTTTTTATAAAACCCACTATTGCGCCTTCTGGTAGAGGAGGTCAGATAGAAAATTTTGATTTACAAAGTATGCTTACTACGGCTGCCGAATTTCATCCCGAACTATTGAAACAACAATTTAAACTCAATGCCCTCAAAATAGACAGACGTTTGTATCAATTTTCTTTGATGCCACAGTTAGATTTGTCTTACAAACCCATTCTTTATCCAAGAAAAGCCGATAATTTGGCTCTGACGGAAGATTATAAATTTGGATTAACACTTTATGCTCCTCTATTTTTGAGAAAAGAACGAGCTAGTTTTAATATGGCAAGAATAAAAATACGCCAACAAGAACTAGATTTAAACTTCACACAAAGAAATATTCAGATTGGTGTAGAACAGGCTTATATTCAAGTCAATCGTCTGGCACAAATGGTAGAGCTTCAAAGAAGAAATGCTGCGAATGCACTTGTTTTGCGTGATGGAGAGCAAACACTTTTCGAACTTGGAAAAAGCACTGTCTTTTTGATAAATTATAGAGAACGCTATTATCTTGATGCAAAGCAAAAACTCATTCAATTAGAAATGAAATACGCTAAAGCAAAGGCAGAACTAATGTGGAATGCAGGACAAAATGAGTTTGTAGATTTGAGAAACGATTAA
- the gldC gene encoding gliding motility protein GldC has protein sequence MKQSEIRFSIELDDKNLPEKIFWKASDNGQQLEEAKAIALAIWDSHQKNCLRLDLWTKDMPVEEMKGFSINILGGMADTLLRATNDEYMAQEIHQLCEKLALYLKENQQNTEDK, from the coding sequence ATGAAACAATCTGAAATACGTTTTAGCATAGAGTTAGACGATAAAAATCTTCCAGAAAAAATATTTTGGAAAGCAAGTGATAATGGACAACAGCTTGAAGAAGCAAAGGCGATTGCCTTGGCAATATGGGATAGCCATCAGAAAAATTGTTTGCGCTTAGACCTTTGGACAAAAGACATGCCTGTTGAAGAAATGAAAGGATTTAGTATCAATATTTTAGGAGGAATGGCTGATACATTGTTGAGGGCAACCAACGACGAATATATGGCGCAAGAGATACACCAACTTTGTGAGAAATTAGCACTATATTTAAAAGAAAACCAACAAAATACAGAAGACAAATAG
- a CDS encoding AAA family ATPase, translating into MISVRKNPDDIPSILQSAQTEKAIATLLEIGKFVGYPRLDILMHEEVLGKLLEIHYNKCAFCEVGISIQDSTAFITHYRSPELYYWLVYEWTNLLPVCEECKLYEDSQFPIMNKHKRVKKPPTDRMLWRADSDIHLAEDPLIINPELDIPEKYIAIDRKGNLQPIKRNLRAASTITAYKINMGSSAVARHRIIRDITQKFYRASEQLLEETYRYPAPVTLLQKYFEPVLTELNAMAAQRTPHAMLGKNMIFNFEYFFIEECEDFEIMRLLEQVQVHFIETITPFIPIDFPEEQRAVEDNTLILESMFIKNIRCFDKLSIDLPHIHTKENITLIVGTNGTGKSTILQLIALGLSNIPKPPINYGWENVVHGNKDAGHLVLRLQGFGEEVNVKFKIDKHGVMNTGSHRRYFEMIRENLLILGYSTGKRGLRNYDFQHRTFAPIASLFGENGFLKSEDDHSTYTFIENNIESIKKVVNRLLAPSKTALENLQNQKIEQQLLGLNKDGDFVFQTSSGESLISAMSDGFQTVFSWILDLCVRAIQHPFDLEKPESIQAIVLIDEIDVHLSPNLQRTLIPRLSEVFPNTQFIIGTQSPFMIQSMSANNIISLEWEDERIIAHPLLMEGMPWAWTISEILARLLGNVTEISPIMDNYLTELSQAIGKDDKLYAEQLYLKIKNALPKLSPYHEYLEIIAKDFFSTTDEK; encoded by the coding sequence ATGATTTCAGTACGCAAAAATCCAGACGATATCCCATCTATTTTACAATCTGCTCAAACAGAAAAGGCTATTGCAACATTGCTTGAGATTGGAAAGTTTGTGGGGTATCCTCGTTTGGATATTTTGATGCATGAAGAAGTATTGGGTAAACTGCTTGAAATACATTACAACAAATGTGCTTTCTGTGAGGTAGGAATTTCTATTCAAGATTCGACAGCTTTTATTACACACTATCGCTCACCAGAACTGTATTATTGGTTAGTCTATGAGTGGACAAACCTTTTGCCTGTCTGTGAAGAGTGTAAACTCTACGAAGATAGCCAGTTTCCGATAATGAATAAGCATAAAAGGGTAAAAAAGCCTCCCACTGACCGAATGCTTTGGCGTGCAGATTCAGATATTCATTTGGCTGAAGACCCACTTATCATAAATCCTGAATTAGATATTCCTGAAAAGTATATTGCCATTGATAGAAAGGGCAATCTACAACCTATCAAAAGAAATTTGCGTGCAGCTTCTACCATTACGGCATATAAGATAAATATGGGGTCGTCTGCTGTGGCTCGCCATAGAATTATACGAGATATTACACAAAAATTCTATAGAGCATCCGAACAACTATTAGAAGAAACATATCGTTACCCTGCTCCTGTAACTCTGTTACAAAAATACTTTGAACCTGTTTTGACAGAACTCAATGCTATGGCAGCACAGCGAACACCACACGCTATGCTAGGTAAAAATATGATTTTCAATTTTGAGTATTTTTTTATAGAAGAATGTGAAGATTTTGAAATTATGCGCCTTTTAGAACAGGTGCAAGTTCATTTTATTGAAACCATCACTCCTTTTATTCCTATTGATTTTCCAGAAGAGCAGCGAGCAGTTGAAGATAATACACTAATTTTGGAATCAATGTTTATCAAAAATATACGTTGTTTTGATAAACTTTCTATTGACTTACCTCATATTCATACCAAAGAAAATATTACGTTGATTGTTGGTACGAATGGAACTGGTAAATCAACTATTCTGCAACTTATTGCACTAGGGCTTTCCAATATTCCAAAGCCTCCTATAAATTATGGTTGGGAAAATGTGGTTCACGGAAATAAAGATGCAGGACATTTGGTATTGCGCCTACAAGGCTTTGGAGAAGAGGTAAATGTAAAATTCAAAATTGATAAACATGGCGTGATGAACACGGGAAGTCATCGTCGATATTTTGAAATGATACGTGAAAACTTATTGATTTTGGGGTACAGTACAGGAAAAAGAGGACTTCGAAACTACGATTTTCAGCACAGAACATTTGCTCCTATTGCTTCGCTTTTTGGAGAAAATGGTTTTCTAAAAAGTGAAGACGACCACAGTACTTACACTTTTATTGAAAATAATATTGAGAGCATAAAGAAAGTGGTCAATCGTCTGCTTGCTCCTTCCAAAACTGCATTAGAAAATCTGCAAAACCAAAAAATTGAACAGCAACTCTTGGGTTTAAACAAGGATGGAGATTTTGTATTCCAAACGTCCTCTGGCGAATCGCTTATTTCTGCTATGTCAGATGGTTTTCAGACAGTTTTTAGTTGGATTTTAGATTTGTGCGTACGTGCTATTCAACATCCTTTCGACTTAGAAAAACCAGAAAGCATACAAGCGATTGTGTTGATTGATGAGATTGATGTTCATTTGAGTCCGAATCTACAACGAACTCTTATTCCACGCCTTTCCGAAGTTTTCCCTAACACACAGTTTATTATCGGAACGCAAAGTCCGTTTATGATTCAGTCTATGTCAGCTAATAATATCATCTCGTTGGAGTGGGAAGACGAGCGTATTATTGCTCATCCTCTTTTGATGGAAGGAATGCCTTGGGCTTGGACAATCAGTGAAATATTAGCTCGTTTGTTAGGTAATGTAACAGAAATTTCCCCAATTATGGATAATTATCTTACTGAACTTTCACAAGCAATTGGAAAAGATGACAAACTTTATGCAGAACAACTCTATCTAAAAATAAAAAATGCTCTTCCAAAGCTAAGTCCGTATCACGAATATTTAGAAATTATAGCAAAAGATTTTTTCTCCACAACAGATGAAAAATAA
- a CDS encoding CapA family protein: MKLKNILFIVFLLPTISISHFGCSQTDYQAIQNTNTAKDSLALLNTLTDSLKIKLNDTTLSYVEEKAKSEKKTLQIIGVGDMMFGTNFPSTAHLPPNEGKDLISDVDSILKSADLTFGNLEGAVLDKGGAVKRCSDPSKCYAFRMPEKLVEDVLKQGGFDVVSIANNHVGDFGNEGRENGKKFLKNIGVEYAGLTSCPYTMFEKEGIKYGFAAFAPNSGTMDIRDIKAAEKIVKQLNDSCDVVIVSFHGGAEGRSKQHITRKTETFYGENRGNVYAFSHAMIDAGADIIFGHGPHVTRAMEVYKDRFIAYSLGNFCTYDRFSLRGESGLAPIVNIEVDKEGKFISGQVTPIIQLGRGGVTLDKQKRVIPIIQNLNKTDIPEGIIEVTDDGKILRKDK, encoded by the coding sequence ATGAAATTAAAAAATATACTCTTTATTGTTTTTCTACTTCCCACTATCAGTATTTCACACTTTGGTTGTAGTCAAACAGATTATCAAGCCATACAAAATACCAATACAGCCAAAGATTCGCTTGCTCTTCTCAATACTTTGACAGATTCTTTGAAAATAAAACTTAATGATACTACTTTATCTTATGTAGAAGAAAAAGCCAAATCAGAAAAAAAGACTTTGCAGATTATAGGTGTGGGTGATATGATGTTTGGAACTAATTTTCCTTCGACTGCACACTTACCTCCCAACGAGGGAAAAGATTTAATTTCAGACGTTGATTCTATCTTGAAAAGTGCAGACCTTACTTTTGGTAATTTAGAAGGTGCTGTATTGGATAAAGGAGGAGCTGTAAAACGCTGCTCTGACCCTAGCAAATGTTATGCGTTCAGAATGCCAGAAAAACTTGTAGAAGATGTATTGAAACAAGGAGGTTTCGATGTAGTAAGTATTGCTAATAATCACGTAGGTGATTTTGGAAATGAAGGCAGAGAAAATGGAAAGAAATTCTTGAAAAACATTGGAGTAGAGTATGCTGGACTTACCTCTTGTCCCTATACAATGTTTGAAAAAGAAGGCATAAAATACGGTTTTGCTGCCTTTGCTCCTAACTCTGGCACAATGGATATTAGAGATATAAAAGCAGCCGAAAAAATTGTAAAGCAGTTAAATGATTCTTGTGATGTAGTCATTGTTTCATTTCACGGTGGCGCAGAAGGAAGAAGTAAACAGCATATTACACGCAAAACCGAAACTTTTTATGGCGAAAATAGAGGAAATGTATATGCTTTTTCGCACGCCATGATTGATGCAGGAGCAGATATTATTTTCGGACACGGCCCTCACGTTACTCGTGCTATGGAAGTCTATAAAGATAGGTTTATTGCGTATAGTTTGGGCAATTTTTGTACTTACGACCGTTTTAGTTTGCGTGGAGAAAGTGGACTTGCTCCGATTGTAAATATTGAAGTAGATAAAGAAGGAAAGTTTATTTCTGGGCAAGTTACGCCTATTATCCAGCTGGGGCGTGGTGGCGTTACGCTTGACAAACAAAAACGAGTAATCCCTATCATCCAAAACCTTAACAAAACTGATATTCCAGAAGGAATTATTGAAGTTACAGATGATGGAAAGATTCTGAGGAAAGATAAATAA
- a CDS encoding rhodanese-like domain-containing protein, translating to MIDALKNLFNSKPPTDYKKLLQEGAIIVDVRTKGEYAGGHIKNSKNIPLDTLEKQLSQLKDKTQPIITCCASGMRSGSAKRLLESKGYTNVYNGGGWASLNNKI from the coding sequence ATGATAGATGCGTTAAAAAACTTATTTAATTCGAAACCACCTACTGATTATAAAAAACTCTTACAAGAAGGTGCTATAATTGTTGATGTTCGTACAAAAGGGGAATACGCAGGAGGGCATATCAAAAACTCTAAAAACATTCCTTTAGACACATTAGAAAAACAACTTAGCCAGTTGAAAGACAAAACTCAACCCATCATAACATGTTGTGCTTCTGGAATGCGTAGTGGAAGTGCAAAAAGGCTCTTAGAATCAAAAGGTTACACCAATGTTTATAATGGTGGTGGCTGGGCAAGCCTAAATAATAAGATTTAA
- a CDS encoding glycosyltransferase family 2 protein — translation MPKVSVVMPVFNGEKFIKMAIESILNQTYKDFELVIINDGSTDSSAEIIQSYQDERIRFLENEGNRGIFYTRNRLFEEAKGEYIAILDCDDCAEPIRLEKQVAFLDENEEFGLVGSWITIIDNENTIKGAWQLEHRPERIAAKLLFLNQFAQSSIMMRKEFSELKYRKEYPPAEDYDLWIRIAHKTRVINLPESLIKYRIHDNNISQTQRETADRNVLKIYKNQLEELGVYATPDELKTHTKIGNMNFEVNNKVFFEKAKNWLELLHTKNQRIRVYKTLVFNELLGEYWAELLSKNIDLDLAKESFKNSLLSPLLSANKKDSLSKAFRLRSFPLNYTVKPILHFFKKKKNK, via the coding sequence ATGCCAAAAGTTTCGGTTGTGATGCCTGTTTTTAATGGAGAAAAATTCATCAAAATGGCGATTGAAAGCATTTTGAATCAAACTTATAAAGATTTTGAATTAGTGATTATAAACGATGGCTCAACAGATAGCAGTGCAGAAATTATACAATCCTACCAAGACGAGCGCATTCGTTTTTTAGAAAATGAAGGTAATAGAGGTATTTTTTATACTCGCAATCGCCTTTTTGAAGAAGCAAAAGGAGAGTATATTGCTATTTTAGATTGTGATGATTGTGCAGAACCCATCCGATTAGAAAAACAAGTCGCCTTTTTAGATGAAAACGAAGAGTTTGGCTTAGTGGGTTCTTGGATTACGATTATTGACAATGAGAATACTATCAAAGGAGCTTGGCAACTAGAACACCGTCCAGAACGCATAGCAGCCAAACTGTTATTTCTCAATCAGTTTGCACAGTCTTCTATTATGATGCGAAAAGAGTTTTCAGAGTTAAAATATAGGAAAGAATATCCTCCTGCTGAAGACTATGACCTTTGGATACGTATTGCTCACAAAACAAGAGTGATAAACCTACCAGAATCATTGATAAAGTATAGAATCCATGATAATAATATAAGCCAAACACAACGAGAAACAGCAGATAGAAATGTTTTGAAAATCTATAAAAATCAGTTAGAAGAATTAGGAGTATATGCTACTCCAGACGAACTCAAAACTCATACAAAAATAGGAAATATGAATTTTGAAGTAAATAATAAAGTCTTTTTTGAAAAAGCTAAAAACTGGTTAGAACTCTTGCATACAAAGAATCAAAGAATAAGAGTATATAAAACACTCGTTTTTAATGAGCTTTTGGGAGAATACTGGGCAGAACTTCTATCAAAAAATATTGACTTAGACTTAGCAAAAGAAAGTTTTAAAAACTCTCTATTATCCCCCTTACTTTCTGCAAACAAGAAAGATAGCTTATCAAAGGCTTTTAGATTGCGTTCATTTCCACTCAATTATACAGTAAAACCTATATTACATTTCTTTAAAAAAAAGAAAAACAAATAG
- a CDS encoding ATP-dependent Clp protease adaptor ClpS, with amino-acid sequence MHPLFSQPSVPQRKELTETLIKTLTDSEEQLDNTLERELVLFDDNKNKPSYVIEILVQTCKLSLDDAFDVVTEASKKGHSTITTGTFNQLKPLRKAICDKNIWVEIL; translated from the coding sequence ATGCATCCTTTATTTAGCCAGCCATCTGTCCCTCAAAGAAAAGAACTTACCGAAACCCTTATCAAAACGCTTACTGATTCAGAAGAACAACTAGATAATACATTAGAAAGAGAATTAGTTTTGTTTGATGATAACAAGAATAAACCTAGCTACGTCATCGAAATACTTGTTCAGACGTGTAAACTTTCACTAGATGATGCTTTTGATGTTGTAACCGAAGCCAGCAAAAAAGGACATTCTACCATCACGACAGGAACTTTTAACCAGCTCAAACCTCTACGAAAGGCTATTTGTGATAAAAATATTTGGGTAGAAATTTTATGA
- a CDS encoding Crp/Fnr family transcriptional regulator, which translates to MIDLEKLNHYFGIFKGLGLQDLKDMFASVSRKKLAPLEFFIEEGETKRQIAYVKKGLIRSFLVNEKGEEVTTMVRWEDQFFSSHDIILHNSPSRFYYQALEKTELLVVDYDLAQEIMKRNPKLEQGRKYFLLDMLKESIERVESFILYSPEERYIEFVKAKPDIVNRVPDKYIATILGMTPVSLSRIRKRIATKEMEQAKRK; encoded by the coding sequence ATGATAGACTTAGAAAAATTAAACCATTATTTTGGAATATTTAAGGGGTTGGGCTTACAAGACCTCAAAGATATGTTTGCAAGTGTAAGCCGAAAAAAACTTGCTCCTTTAGAATTTTTTATTGAAGAAGGTGAAACCAAAAGACAAATTGCTTATGTCAAAAAAGGACTTATTCGTTCATTTTTAGTCAATGAGAAAGGGGAGGAAGTTACAACCATGGTACGTTGGGAAGACCAATTTTTTTCGTCTCACGACATCATTTTACATAACTCTCCATCTCGTTTTTATTATCAAGCCCTAGAAAAAACAGAGCTTTTAGTCGTCGATTATGATTTGGCGCAAGAAATAATGAAACGGAATCCCAAACTAGAACAAGGGCGAAAATATTTTCTACTAGATATGCTCAAAGAATCTATTGAAAGGGTAGAATCTTTTATATTGTACTCTCCAGAAGAACGTTACATAGAGTTTGTAAAGGCAAAACCAGATATTGTAAATAGAGTCCCAGATAAATACATTGCCACTATTTTGGGAATGACTCCTGTTTCGCTTTCAAGAATTCGAAAACGTATCGCTACAAAAGAAATGGAACAAGCGAAGCGAAAATAA
- a CDS encoding sterol desaturase family protein, which yields MESQTPYFSPFLPVFINLIRYFIFAGLAFLLVYKVFNYKFLKNKIQKRIAKNTDFLREIKNSIFSTVIFGLVGFVLINSSIGEHTKIYRNISDFSIWWLPLSGILMLIIQDTYFYWVHRAIHSPKVFKYIHRVHHQSINPSPWASYSFHFSEAIIEALIFPIMLFIIPLHPLVIFSFTFVAFLFNVYGHLGFEIVPKWFRYSWLFEIFNTSVHHNLHHEKFKGNYGLYFRFWDRVMNTENPNYVKVFDKVQEQRFGGKTIYLIN from the coding sequence ATGGAATCTCAAACACCTTATTTTTCGCCTTTTCTTCCTGTTTTTATAAACCTCATTCGTTATTTTATTTTTGCTGGATTGGCTTTTTTGCTAGTGTACAAAGTTTTCAATTATAAGTTCTTGAAAAACAAGATTCAAAAACGAATTGCAAAAAACACCGATTTTTTAAGAGAAATAAAAAACTCTATTTTCTCAACTGTAATTTTTGGGTTGGTAGGTTTTGTATTGATTAATAGTTCTATCGGAGAACACACAAAAATTTATAGAAACATTAGTGATTTTTCTATTTGGTGGCTGCCTTTGAGTGGCATTTTGATGCTAATTATTCAAGATACTTATTTTTATTGGGTTCATAGAGCGATTCATTCTCCAAAGGTTTTCAAATATATTCACCGAGTTCATCATCAGTCGATAAATCCGTCGCCTTGGGCTTCTTATTCTTTTCATTTTTCAGAAGCAATTATAGAAGCTCTTATTTTTCCAATAATGCTTTTCATTATTCCTCTGCACCCTCTTGTTATTTTCAGTTTTACTTTTGTAGCATTTCTATTCAATGTGTATGGGCATTTAGGTTTTGAGATTGTTCCCAAATGGTTTAGATATTCGTGGCTTTTCGAAATCTTCAACACATCGGTACACCACAACCTACATCACGAAAAGTTCAAGGGTAACTATGGTCTCTATTTTAGATTTTGGGATAGAGTTATGAATACAGAAAATCCAAACTATGTAAAAGTATTTGATAAAGTACAAGAACAGCGATTTGGTGGAAAAACAATTTATTTAATCAATTAA
- a CDS encoding serine hydrolase domain-containing protein: MKATCIYSLLLILLLSACQTSQKTPISNTKNTEKIDSLHYKADEYMQALTNLGKFNGVVLLEKNNKIVLQKAYNISQKPLDSLPSLWVEKNYQFDLRSIAKLFAKASVIKLENEGRLNRNDFIEKYISNFPNGNKITIEHLMHNRSGLPREFTTNNDNCLELGSDEIIALAKKEKLEFEPNTDERYSNVGFQLLYYVISKISQKSYHNYLKEAFFEPLEMKNSGGHFDFDNSNLKNYAYGHYKKDKKLIPILEFPKDDCKVGHLYSTVEDLSKFINHLENEPYFSALQDKNIIGHAGGTQGKRAYVFKNYEKEYSIVFLTNYDEIPFQQITEDLKNILEGKPYQIPKEVNRTAIEIPQNILSNYEGTYDFAEIEHLKLKFVVEKDTLVAYQDGKFSGKLLAENDSTFFWDKKSAESIIFQKNENNEYKVLMDFKGAKWEGLKVE, translated from the coding sequence ATGAAAGCTACCTGCATTTATTCTTTGCTTCTTATTCTTCTCTTGTCAGCTTGCCAAACATCTCAAAAAACTCCTATTTCTAATACAAAAAACACAGAAAAAATAGACTCTCTTCACTACAAAGCTGATGAGTATATGCAAGCTCTTACAAATCTAGGAAAGTTTAATGGTGTCGTTTTGCTAGAAAAGAATAATAAAATAGTGCTACAAAAAGCCTATAATATCTCCCAAAAACCACTAGACTCACTGCCTTCTTTGTGGGTAGAGAAAAACTATCAGTTTGATTTGCGCTCTATTGCCAAACTATTTGCCAAAGCAAGTGTAATAAAACTAGAAAATGAGGGAAGGCTAAATCGAAATGACTTTATAGAAAAATATATTTCCAATTTCCCCAATGGAAACAAAATCACGATAGAACATCTGATGCACAACCGTTCGGGCTTGCCTAGAGAGTTTACAACAAATAACGACAACTGTCTAGAACTTGGTTCGGATGAAATCATAGCACTTGCAAAAAAGGAAAAGTTAGAATTTGAACCTAATACAGATGAGCGTTATTCGAATGTAGGCTTTCAGTTGTTGTATTATGTTATTTCAAAAATTAGTCAAAAGTCGTATCACAATTACTTGAAAGAAGCCTTTTTTGAACCTTTAGAAATGAAAAACTCTGGTGGACATTTTGATTTTGATAACTCAAATCTAAAAAATTATGCCTACGGTCATTATAAAAAAGACAAAAAACTTATTCCTATTTTAGAATTTCCAAAAGACGATTGTAAGGTGGGGCATTTGTATTCGACAGTAGAAGACCTTTCGAAGTTTATCAATCATCTGGAAAATGAGCCTTACTTTTCTGCCTTACAAGATAAAAATATCATCGGACACGCAGGAGGAACACAAGGGAAACGAGCTTACGTTTTTAAAAACTATGAGAAAGAGTATAGCATTGTCTTTTTAACCAACTACGATGAAATTCCTTTCCAACAGATTACAGAAGATTTGAAAAATATCTTGGAAGGAAAGCCATATCAAATCCCTAAAGAAGTAAACAGAACAGCTATCGAAATCCCTCAAAATATCCTTTCAAATTATGAAGGCACTTACGATTTTGCTGAAATAGAACATCTAAAGCTAAAATTTGTCGTAGAAAAAGATACTCTTGTTGCTTATCAAGATGGTAAATTTAGTGGAAAACTTCTTGCAGAAAATGATTCTACTTTTTTTTGGGACAAAAAATCTGCTGAATCTATCATTTTTCAAAAAAATGAAAACAATGAATATAAAGTTTTGATGGATTTTAAGGGAGCAAAATGGGAAGGCTTGAAAGTAGAATAA
- a CDS encoding helix-turn-helix domain-containing protein has protein sequence MILENDILSNESSALIKEFYFAHIPATSGIKLKPVIDDGCYDFIFFNEKQTALEFGKNKKKLPIDYDTFTISLSEPPYKLKFDNSITFFTIKVQPWFNASFFPLNKFHKQEGIINLESLYGKEVTKLHQELFSSNDFEEQKKLALNFVEKNKPIFTEEIRLVKSVCEKIYEKKGITSVQELAQQFELSRQTINKIFKNEVTYTLKKFIVIVRIMEVIKHKVRHHNLSFTELSYEFGYFDQAHFNNDFKRICGVSPSAFFKDLPPFLERHK, from the coding sequence ATGATTTTAGAAAACGATATTCTAAGTAATGAATCTTCTGCTCTGATTAAGGAATTTTACTTTGCACACATTCCAGCCACTTCGGGTATAAAGCTCAAACCTGTGATTGATGATGGTTGTTATGATTTTATTTTTTTCAACGAAAAGCAAACAGCCTTAGAATTTGGAAAGAATAAAAAAAAACTTCCTATTGACTACGACACATTCACTATCAGTCTTTCTGAACCTCCTTATAAGCTCAAATTTGATAACTCCATTACATTTTTCACAATCAAAGTTCAACCTTGGTTCAATGCTTCTTTTTTTCCTCTTAATAAATTCCACAAGCAAGAAGGGATTATAAATTTAGAAAGTCTTTATGGAAAAGAAGTTACCAAATTACACCAAGAATTATTTAGTAGTAATGATTTTGAAGAACAGAAAAAACTAGCTCTTAATTTTGTAGAGAAAAACAAACCTATTTTTACAGAAGAAATTCGATTAGTAAAATCTGTTTGTGAGAAAATTTATGAGAAAAAAGGTATCACTTCAGTACAAGAGTTAGCACAGCAGTTTGAACTGAGCAGACAGACAATCAATAAAATTTTCAAAAATGAAGTTACCTACACACTCAAAAAATTTATTGTCATTGTCAGAATAATGGAGGTTATCAAGCACAAAGTTAGACATCACAATCTTTCTTTCACAGAACTAAGTTATGAATTTGGATATTTTGACCAAGCCCATTTTAACAACGATTTTAAACGTATTTGTGGAGTTTCGCCTTCTGCATTTTTCAAAGATTTACCTCCTTTTTTAGAAAGACATAAATAA